GACTTTAAATTTAGTTTGGCCGAGAACGATGAGCTCGCCGTCCCGGAGCGGCTCGTCGGCCGGAGTTGGGTCGGTTTCTTCCGCCATTGGCGAATCAAGCTCATGACGGAGCAGTTTGGCCCCGGTCTCTTTTTTCAGCGCGCCGTTACGGCTGACGTGATCGAAATGACCGTGGGTGTTGATGATCTCTCTAACCGTTAAGTGGTTGTCCTGAACGATCTTCATAATGTTGGGGACCTGGCCTCCCGGATCGATGACGATCGCGATTTTTGTCGGCTCGTCCCAGACGATATAACAGTTCGCGGAGAGCGGGCCGACTTTGAGAACCTCGAATTTCATGGTTTAATTATAACAGAAAGAAAAGCTTACAGCT
This window of the Candidatus Margulisiibacteriota bacterium genome carries:
- a CDS encoding MBL fold metallo-hydrolase, which encodes MKFEVLKVGPLSANCYIVWDEPTKIAIVIDPGGQVPNIMKIVQDNHLTVREIINTHGHFDHVSRNGALKKETGAKLLRHELDSPMAEETDPTPADEPLRDGELIVLGQTKFKVIHTPGHSPGGICLFNEEDRVLFSGDTLFRGTYGRVDLFGSSAEAMVSSLKKLMQLPPETKVYPGHGRPTTIGEEKETRETAN